A genomic segment from Chitinophaga flava encodes:
- a CDS encoding purple acid phosphatase family protein, producing MKKINSEQTRRSFLGNLSKAGLLGITGLAPLAASAASPKVRVSATPDNPEHAFLCKPYLQVPAPDTIAVMWLTSRPCYSWVEYGTDGQLNHKAHHVTKGLVDANNRLHRIELDNLEPGKQYSYRVLSKEITDFQPYKLTYGNTITSDTYAFTAPNPQAREVSWLMLNDIHDRPASIPHLLKLNGNDPYDFVFFNGDMFDYQSDEQQIIDHLLAPCGDTFSTHIPFMYVRGNHETRGKYAREWHQYFDNPGHGSYFTFTRGPVHAIVLDTGEDKEDSAPVYAGITDFDSYREEQARWLEKQLQSPAYKKAKYKVVLMHIPHYHGGDWHGATHCRTLFGPLFNKYKIDLLVCGHTHQYGTYDPVPGQHNYPLVIGGGPQEGKRTLIKIKADQQQLVLTMLRDDGTVIKTMTIDAPDKRR from the coding sequence ATGAAAAAGATAAACAGTGAACAAACCCGCCGCAGCTTCCTGGGCAACCTGTCCAAAGCCGGGTTATTAGGCATCACCGGCCTGGCACCACTTGCCGCAAGCGCCGCCAGCCCAAAAGTCAGGGTCTCCGCCACACCAGACAACCCCGAACATGCTTTCCTCTGCAAACCCTACCTGCAGGTGCCCGCACCAGACACCATCGCCGTCATGTGGCTCACCTCCCGCCCCTGCTACAGCTGGGTAGAATATGGTACTGATGGTCAACTCAACCACAAAGCCCATCATGTCACCAAAGGACTGGTAGACGCCAACAACCGCCTCCACCGTATCGAACTGGATAACCTGGAGCCCGGCAAACAATACAGCTACCGCGTACTGTCCAAAGAAATCACCGACTTCCAGCCCTATAAACTTACCTACGGCAATACCATCACCAGCGATACCTACGCCTTCACCGCTCCCAACCCGCAGGCCAGGGAAGTATCATGGCTGATGCTCAACGATATCCACGACCGTCCTGCGTCCATCCCTCACCTCCTGAAGCTGAACGGCAACGATCCATACGACTTCGTATTCTTCAACGGCGATATGTTCGACTACCAGTCAGATGAACAACAGATCATCGACCACCTGCTGGCACCCTGCGGAGATACGTTTTCCACCCATATCCCTTTTATGTATGTACGCGGCAACCACGAAACCCGCGGCAAATACGCCCGCGAATGGCATCAATACTTCGATAACCCCGGCCATGGCAGTTATTTCACCTTCACCCGGGGCCCTGTACATGCCATCGTGCTCGACACCGGCGAAGACAAGGAAGACAGCGCCCCCGTCTACGCCGGCATCACCGACTTTGACAGCTACCGCGAAGAACAAGCCCGCTGGCTCGAAAAACAACTGCAAAGCCCCGCCTACAAAAAAGCTAAATATAAGGTAGTGTTGATGCATATCCCACACTACCACGGCGGGGACTGGCACGGCGCCACCCACTGCCGCACCCTCTTCGGCCCTTTGTTCAATAAATACAAAATAGACTTACTGGTATGCGGCCATACCCATCAATATGGAACCTACGATCCTGTACCCGGTCAACACAACTACCCACTGGTTATAGGCGGTGGCCCCCAGGAAGGCAAACGCACCCTTATCAAAATAAAAGCCGATCAGCAACAACTGGTGCTCACTATGCTCCGCGACGACGGAACTGTGATTAAGACAATGACTATTGATGCTCCTGATAAACGGCGATAA
- a CDS encoding DNA polymerase III subunit gamma/tau — MENFIVSARKYRPQNFSTVVGQAHITTTLKNAIRNSQLAHAFLFCGPRGVGKTTCARILAKTINCENLQPDGEACNECHSCKSFNEGSSFNIHELDAASNNSVDDIRTLVEQVRFSPQAGKYKIYIIDEVHMLSSSAFNAFLKTLEEPPSYAIFILATTEKHKILPTILSRCQIFDFKRITIQDTVDHLQEICTKEHIQADADALHLVAQKTDGCMRDSLSTLDKIVSFTSGHLTYQNTLEHLNILDYDYFFRIMDTVLRQDVANALLIYDEILQKGFEGDNFLNGWAEFLRNLLLSKEEKAFHLVEVSGNLKERYKQLSGQISPAYLITALQLLNETEINYRLARNKRLHVEMALIKLCFLQQAVSLVSDDNNGEVVKKKLVADGTPPQRLRAPGAQPVTTKSLTDKPATSASIAAQSPETARLTVETPAAMPSANPAQPASAVNTTTAAQPAMPVNTTTAPAANTQAPVTHTAPATMQGNATTTATPAAAKATPAAPASKLTGLAAMKEALAAKQQTTSTVQSIPLTAGAVEVYWEEFIDRFRQANKMTVVSNLALANLKLLDTAEIGIVSRNIVQYRFMEEEKLAISEFFKQKFNNPAIILTLQLDESQQVQDLGPAPLSSREQFQQMAEQFPLVKELKDRLNMELDF; from the coding sequence ATGGAGAATTTTATCGTTTCAGCCCGTAAATACCGTCCGCAGAACTTTTCAACGGTTGTAGGACAAGCACATATCACCACCACGCTCAAGAATGCCATCCGTAACAGTCAGCTGGCGCATGCCTTTCTTTTCTGCGGTCCCCGTGGCGTAGGAAAGACCACCTGTGCCCGTATCCTGGCGAAGACCATCAACTGCGAAAACCTGCAGCCGGATGGTGAAGCCTGTAATGAATGTCATTCCTGCAAATCCTTCAATGAAGGCAGTTCCTTCAACATTCACGAGCTGGATGCCGCGTCCAACAACTCGGTAGATGATATCCGTACCCTGGTGGAGCAGGTACGTTTTTCGCCACAGGCCGGAAAATACAAGATCTATATCATAGATGAGGTGCACATGCTCAGCTCCTCGGCCTTTAACGCGTTTCTGAAAACGCTGGAAGAGCCGCCTTCCTATGCAATCTTCATCCTGGCTACTACAGAAAAACATAAAATATTACCGACCATCCTGAGCCGGTGTCAGATATTTGACTTCAAACGTATCACCATCCAGGATACAGTAGACCACCTGCAGGAGATCTGTACCAAAGAACATATCCAGGCAGATGCTGATGCCCTGCATCTGGTAGCCCAGAAAACAGATGGGTGTATGCGTGACTCACTGAGCACCCTGGACAAAATCGTGAGTTTTACCAGCGGGCATCTCACCTATCAGAATACGCTGGAGCACCTGAACATCCTGGACTATGATTATTTCTTCAGGATCATGGATACCGTATTACGGCAGGATGTGGCCAATGCACTGCTGATCTATGATGAAATTTTACAGAAAGGTTTTGAAGGCGACAACTTCCTGAACGGCTGGGCGGAGTTTCTGCGTAATCTGCTGTTGAGCAAAGAAGAAAAAGCTTTTCACCTGGTAGAAGTATCGGGCAACCTGAAAGAAAGATATAAACAGTTGTCTGGCCAGATCAGCCCTGCTTACCTGATCACCGCCCTTCAGTTACTCAATGAAACGGAGATCAACTACCGGCTGGCCCGCAACAAGCGGCTGCATGTGGAGATGGCGCTGATCAAGCTCTGTTTTCTGCAGCAGGCAGTCAGCCTGGTAAGTGACGACAATAACGGCGAGGTCGTAAAAAAAAAGCTGGTAGCTGACGGAACACCTCCGCAGCGGCTAAGAGCACCAGGAGCACAGCCGGTAACGACCAAAAGCCTGACTGACAAACCTGCGACCAGTGCCAGTATCGCGGCACAGTCTCCTGAAACAGCCAGACTGACTGTAGAGACACCAGCAGCCATGCCATCAGCCAACCCGGCACAACCAGCTTCTGCCGTTAACACGACCACAGCGGCCCAGCCTGCTATGCCAGTGAATACGACCACCGCACCGGCAGCCAACACACAGGCTCCAGTCACCCATACGGCACCTGCCACCATGCAGGGAAATGCTACAACAACGGCTACACCGGCAGCAGCTAAAGCTACACCAGCCGCGCCAGCCAGCAAGCTGACAGGGCTGGCAGCCATGAAAGAAGCCCTGGCAGCCAAACAGCAGACCACCAGCACCGTACAAAGTATTCCGCTCACAGCCGGCGCAGTGGAAGTGTACTGGGAAGAATTCATTGACAGGTTCAGACAGGCCAACAAAATGACGGTGGTGAGCAATCTGGCACTGGCTAACCTCAAGCTGCTGGATACCGCTGAGATAGGCATCGTGAGCCGTAACATTGTGCAGTACCGGTTTATGGAAGAGGAGAAACTGGCGATATCAGAGTTTTTCAAACAGAAATTCAACAACCCGGCTATCATCCTCACCCTTCAGCTGGATGAAAGCCAGCAGGTCCAGGACCTGGGTCCGGCACCGCTTTCCAGCAGGGAACAATTCCAGCAGATGGCGGAACAGTTTCCGCTGGTAAAGGAATTAAAAGACAGACTTAATATGGAGCTCGATTTTTAA
- a CDS encoding pyruvate dehydrogenase complex dihydrolipoamide acetyltransferase, with translation MAEVIRMPLLSDTMTEGVIAEWHKKVGDQVKADDVIAEVETDKATMEVMGYVEGTLLYIGVEKGKAAKVNEIIAIVGKPGEDYKPFLEGNSGATAAAPAQQAAAPAPQAAPAAAPAADDAALKEALKNATVIRMPLLSDTMTEGKIVAWNKKVGDTVKSDDVLAEVETDKATMEVIGYADGTLLYVGVNEGEAAKVNGIMAIVGKAGTNVDAILAAENAAPAKAAPAEAAAPAATTGTAAAAPAATASSDGRVKASPLARKLAADKGIDINQVVGSGDNGRIVKKDVDSFVPAAAPAPAAAKTGAAPAAPAFVPAGQEGYTDTPLTQMRKVIAKRLSESKFTAPHFYLKIDVNMDKAMEARKAINEMSPVKISFNDMVIKACALALRQHPDVNSSWMGDFIRHNHHVHIGSAVAIEDGLIVPVIRFADQKSLSQIAGEAKGLYDKAKNKKLQPQDFSGNTFTVSNLGMLGIDEFTAIINPPDSAILAVGGIKETAIVEKGQVKIANIMKLTMSCDHRSVDGAVGARFLATLKTYLENPVTMLV, from the coding sequence ATGGCAGAAGTTATCAGAATGCCCCTCCTGAGTGATACGATGACGGAAGGGGTGATTGCGGAATGGCATAAAAAGGTGGGCGATCAAGTAAAAGCAGACGATGTTATTGCTGAAGTGGAGACGGACAAAGCAACGATGGAAGTAATGGGCTACGTAGAGGGCACATTATTATACATTGGTGTGGAAAAAGGCAAAGCAGCTAAGGTTAATGAGATTATAGCCATCGTGGGTAAACCAGGTGAAGATTACAAACCTTTTCTGGAAGGTAATTCCGGCGCTACTGCTGCAGCACCTGCCCAGCAAGCCGCTGCACCGGCACCACAAGCTGCACCGGCCGCTGCGCCTGCCGCTGATGATGCTGCATTAAAAGAAGCACTGAAAAATGCGACTGTTATCCGTATGCCGCTGCTGAGCGATACGATGACGGAAGGAAAAATAGTTGCCTGGAATAAAAAAGTAGGCGACACTGTAAAAAGTGATGATGTACTGGCAGAAGTGGAAACCGACAAGGCTACCATGGAAGTGATTGGTTATGCTGATGGTACCCTGCTGTACGTTGGTGTAAACGAAGGAGAGGCTGCCAAAGTTAATGGTATCATGGCAATCGTAGGTAAGGCGGGCACCAATGTGGATGCCATCCTGGCTGCTGAAAATGCTGCTCCTGCGAAAGCTGCTCCGGCAGAAGCTGCTGCCCCCGCTGCTACTACCGGTACTGCCGCTGCTGCTCCTGCAGCTACAGCTTCTTCTGATGGCCGTGTAAAAGCGTCTCCGCTGGCCCGGAAACTGGCTGCTGATAAAGGTATCGATATCAACCAGGTTGTTGGTAGCGGTGACAATGGCCGTATCGTGAAAAAAGATGTGGACAGCTTCGTTCCTGCCGCTGCTCCTGCTCCTGCTGCTGCCAAAACCGGCGCTGCACCTGCTGCTCCTGCCTTCGTTCCGGCTGGTCAGGAAGGTTATACTGATACTCCGCTCACCCAGATGCGTAAGGTAATTGCCAAACGTCTGAGTGAAAGCAAATTCACTGCACCTCACTTCTACCTGAAGATTGATGTTAACATGGATAAAGCCATGGAAGCCCGCAAGGCCATCAATGAGATGTCTCCGGTGAAAATCTCTTTCAATGATATGGTGATCAAGGCCTGCGCCCTGGCGCTGCGTCAGCATCCGGATGTTAACAGCAGCTGGATGGGTGACTTTATCCGTCACAACCACCACGTGCATATCGGTTCTGCCGTAGCTATCGAAGATGGTCTGATTGTACCTGTGATCCGTTTTGCAGACCAGAAATCACTGAGCCAGATCGCTGGTGAAGCCAAAGGCCTGTACGACAAAGCAAAAAACAAAAAACTGCAACCACAGGATTTCAGCGGTAATACCTTTACCGTTTCCAACCTGGGTATGCTGGGTATCGATGAGTTCACCGCTATCATCAATCCGCCGGATTCTGCTATCCTGGCTGTAGGTGGTATCAAAGAAACTGCCATCGTAGAAAAAGGCCAGGTGAAAATCGCCAATATCATGAAGCTGACTATGAGCTGCGACCACAGAAGCGTGGATGGAGCCGTAGGCGCCCGCTTCCTGGCGACACTGAAAACTTACCTGGAAAATCCAGTGACCATGCTGGTGTAA
- a CDS encoding DUF6600 domain-containing protein — protein MNRLFKNTALSLLLISFFLGSCATTYSAYSPGPQVQVGASISFYDELSPYGRWVSYPGYNQVWIPNAGADFRPYYSGGHWVYTDYGWTWMSDYSWGWAAFHYGRWMYDGMYGWMWIPGNEWGPAWVDWRSGGDYYGWAPMGPASYAMPTAYWSFVPRRYISSPHVNNYYINNSRNVTIINNTTIINNNYGSSGRISRGPSANEVERYTGGAIRPVRVASTDRPGASRIQNNQYQIFRPDAAALNRGNNRPARDNGNINNGNINNGNNNNGRISREPVINNNNNNSGNNIPGNPGGRPSRVGQPGNDRQPIQQQPTQQQPTQQQPIQQPGRIQRDQQFQRDDQIRQQQMEQQQRMQRDQQYQRDQQARQQQQQIEQQQRVQRDQQYQRDQQARQQQQQMEQQQRVQRDQQYQRDQQARQQQQQVEQQQRMQRDQQARQQQQQVEQQQRMQRDQQMRQQQQQQQQQQQQRQQQQQQERIQRQQQQVQRQSQPQPQPRESNNSGNGERIRRD, from the coding sequence ATGAACAGATTATTTAAAAATACAGCATTATCTCTCTTACTTATATCCTTCTTCCTGGGCAGCTGCGCCACCACTTATTCTGCATACAGCCCCGGACCACAGGTACAGGTTGGCGCGTCTATCTCATTTTATGATGAATTAAGCCCCTATGGCCGTTGGGTCAGCTACCCTGGTTACAATCAGGTATGGATACCGAATGCAGGCGCGGACTTCAGGCCATATTATTCCGGCGGGCACTGGGTTTACACCGATTATGGCTGGACCTGGATGTCTGATTACAGCTGGGGATGGGCAGCCTTCCACTATGGCCGCTGGATGTACGACGGCATGTATGGCTGGATGTGGATACCCGGTAACGAATGGGGACCTGCATGGGTAGACTGGAGAAGTGGAGGAGACTATTACGGATGGGCGCCTATGGGCCCTGCATCCTACGCGATGCCTACTGCTTACTGGTCTTTTGTACCCAGAAGATATATCAGCAGTCCGCATGTCAACAACTACTATATCAACAATAGCCGTAACGTTACCATCATCAACAACACGACTATCATCAACAATAATTATGGTTCCTCCGGCAGAATTTCCAGAGGTCCCAGTGCTAATGAAGTGGAACGTTATACCGGCGGCGCTATCAGACCTGTAAGAGTAGCCAGCACCGACAGACCCGGCGCCAGCAGAATTCAGAACAACCAGTATCAGATCTTCCGTCCGGATGCTGCTGCCCTCAACAGAGGCAACAACAGGCCAGCCCGTGATAATGGTAACATCAACAACGGAAATATCAATAACGGTAACAATAACAATGGCCGTATTTCAAGAGAACCGGTGATTAACAACAATAACAACAACAGCGGCAATAATATACCCGGCAACCCCGGAGGCCGTCCTTCCAGAGTAGGACAGCCTGGCAATGACCGTCAACCGATACAACAACAGCCTACACAACAACAGCCTACACAACAACAACCGATACAGCAGCCAGGACGCATCCAACGGGACCAGCAGTTTCAGCGTGACGACCAGATAAGACAACAGCAGATGGAACAACAGCAAAGGATGCAAAGAGATCAACAGTACCAACGCGATCAACAGGCGAGACAACAGCAGCAACAGATAGAACAACAGCAAAGGGTACAAAGAGATCAACAGTACCAGCGCGATCAGCAGGCGAGACAACAGCAGCAGCAGATGGAGCAACAGCAAAGGGTACAAAGAGATCAACAGTACCAGCGCGATCAGCAGGCAAGACAACAGCAACAGCAGGTGGAACAACAACAAAGAATGCAGAGAGATCAACAGGCGAGACAACAGCAGCAACAGGTGGAACAACAACAAAGAATGCAGAGAGATCAACAGATGAGACAGCAACAACAGCAACAGCAACAACAGCAACAACAGAGACAGCAACAGCAGCAACAGGAAAGGATCCAGCGTCAGCAGCAACAAGTACAACGACAATCTCAACCTCAGCCACAACCACGTGAGTCCAATAACAGTGGCAATGGAGAAAGGATCAGAAGAGACTAG
- a CDS encoding GNAT family N-acetyltransferase, producing MITLKPVSTPDEAVRELYEEAFPYEERRDWPVVLSLMETGKQRLLHLTKDGQFAGFVFYWPLPDFTFIEYFAVHTATRGGGIGTYIMEELEKMFGRLVLEVEPPLTEQARRRIVFYERLGYKMFDEPYFQPPHHEGYAELELRLMKKGSTQGETFHSIKNQIYHYVYNLS from the coding sequence ATGATTACATTAAAACCTGTCAGTACCCCGGATGAAGCAGTCAGAGAGCTGTATGAAGAAGCTTTTCCCTATGAAGAGAGACGGGATTGGCCGGTAGTACTTTCCCTGATGGAAACAGGCAAACAACGGCTGCTACATTTGACCAAAGACGGACAGTTTGCCGGTTTTGTATTTTACTGGCCACTACCCGATTTTACCTTTATTGAATATTTCGCGGTCCATACTGCTACCAGAGGTGGTGGTATTGGTACCTATATCATGGAAGAGCTGGAGAAAATGTTTGGCCGGCTGGTGCTGGAAGTAGAGCCACCCCTCACTGAACAGGCCCGTCGCCGGATCGTATTCTATGAAAGACTGGGATATAAAATGTTTGATGAACCTTATTTTCAGCCCCCTCATCACGAAGGATATGCTGAGCTGGAACTGCGTTTAATGAAGAAAGGTTCCACACAGGGTGAAACCTTTCATTCCATTAAAAATCAGATATATCACTATGTTTATAACCTCAGCTAG
- a CDS encoding GbsR/MarR family transcriptional regulator, with the protein MNLVDAKAQFIQTWGSLGAQWGINRTMAQIHALLLVMPDPLSADDIMAELNISRGNTNMNVRELINWGLVERVLIPGERKEFFVAEKDIWKVATYIARERKKRELDPIMKVLMQLQQAEGDPKDRELKAFKESISNINKFAQQTDKTISAFIKSEENWFYSSLLKLIK; encoded by the coding sequence ATGAATTTAGTGGACGCAAAAGCGCAGTTTATTCAAACCTGGGGATCTTTAGGAGCGCAATGGGGCATTAACCGTACCATGGCTCAGATCCACGCGTTGCTGCTGGTGATGCCTGATCCGCTGAGTGCCGATGATATTATGGCTGAGCTGAACATCTCCCGTGGCAATACCAATATGAACGTGCGGGAGCTGATCAACTGGGGACTGGTAGAAAGAGTACTGATCCCCGGCGAAAGGAAAGAATTTTTTGTAGCAGAAAAAGACATCTGGAAAGTAGCCACTTATATCGCCAGAGAGCGCAAGAAGCGTGAGCTGGACCCCATCATGAAGGTGTTAATGCAACTCCAGCAGGCCGAAGGAGATCCAAAAGACCGGGAACTGAAGGCTTTCAAGGAATCTATCTCCAACATCAACAAGTTTGCCCAACAAACTGACAAAACTATCAGTGCCTTTATTAAGTCAGAAGAAAACTGGTTTTATAGCAGTCTGCTCAAGCTGATCAAGTAA
- a CDS encoding DUF4349 domain-containing protein: MLNELTLKYKRIFRILLLLFTAMFLFRLLYGYLYKDNTPAELGGDDFFSSIVKYRRNYASEKTKSFAKSGAEPVAITSGQKYEKVANVRSRSTNFTEEEKLVHGTIRQFGAIVQYQQESGNKGSREIQLLIGVSPEKFDSFYYAVQKIGVIRSTEIKKVDKTNEYRKLNASRVSLEKNLESLNKLTSQPGEIDERIQLHEKIYEVEKQLQDLGVELGNFDTENEFCTVQFSMYEGAVAKTVSLYTRVKVALQWTIKYYLMLMGGLFFASVGAWLLVVIVKKLDLDKSKSA, encoded by the coding sequence ATGTTAAATGAACTAACGTTGAAGTATAAACGAATTTTTAGAATATTGTTGCTGCTGTTTACAGCGATGTTTTTATTCCGGTTATTATACGGATACTTGTATAAAGACAATACCCCCGCAGAATTGGGCGGAGACGACTTTTTCTCGAGTATTGTAAAATACCGGAGGAACTATGCTTCCGAAAAAACAAAATCATTTGCAAAGTCAGGTGCAGAGCCGGTGGCGATCACTTCCGGGCAGAAATACGAAAAGGTGGCCAATGTACGCTCCCGCTCGACTAACTTCACAGAAGAAGAGAAGCTGGTACATGGTACTATCCGTCAGTTTGGCGCCATTGTGCAGTACCAGCAGGAGTCTGGTAATAAAGGCAGCCGTGAAATACAGCTGCTGATCGGAGTTTCGCCGGAAAAATTCGATTCCTTCTATTATGCAGTGCAAAAAATCGGTGTCATCAGATCTACAGAAATAAAAAAAGTTGATAAAACGAATGAATACCGTAAACTCAATGCCAGCAGGGTTTCACTGGAGAAAAATCTGGAATCGCTGAATAAGCTTACCTCACAACCGGGTGAAATTGATGAACGGATTCAGTTGCACGAAAAAATATATGAGGTAGAAAAACAATTGCAGGACCTGGGCGTGGAGCTGGGTAATTTTGATACAGAAAATGAATTCTGTACCGTCCAGTTTTCTATGTACGAAGGAGCTGTGGCGAAGACAGTGAGCCTGTATACCCGTGTAAAGGTTGCACTGCAATGGACCATCAAATATTATCTGATGTTGATGGGAGGATTGTTTTTTGCATCAGTAGGTGCCTGGCTGCTGGTGGTGATTGTAAAGAAGCTTGATCTTGATAAGAGCAAATCAGCATAA
- a CDS encoding M48 family metallopeptidase has product MTNLYPESPGVKDPLFFQPSALFRLQIVKVTGFILLFFLLYVIILLTAVALAAGFVAAGVALPGYYPSIYTFIVGPALLLLGGMVLFFLIKFLFYQRPPVNPYRTLIDADHHPRLFDFISRLVKETRIRFPKRIFVVPEVQASVFYNTSFFSLLWPSAMNLEIGLGLVNSLNISEFKMVLAHEFAHFSRRSMKLGSYVYTLNKVLYNMLYENDSWNELVIRWSSHGSLPGFFAHLTRMIVNSMQFLLKKVYHLINRQYLVLSREMEFRADAVAVSLAGTAAAVSGTRRLEMGSYCMDYCMHRLSDPEAAGQRFRNLFSTHRVVMDYFAEQNHLSIDAAGLPVITDNYFQTFLKSRVQLREQWTTHPTREDREQRYLAAAVSCKEATGSAWQLFNNPESLQEQNTKLIYDLSAPDIQEDFWIEPAAFIEDLTRKHRLYEYPTVFNDYYDNRSFPPVQHNGPLPETAATLNFAQLYHPDIILRMRRYYRDKQDVETLQAIASGQFQTRVFEFDGQQYKAAEARVLLRKLAIHVAEEQSWLLSHDQLAYRYHYQRALEKGPDIARQQEEQYQDILLYQEFAQRLNDQVISIIHGISQIFNIGHDTLPLLGPWLEELNAECWRFRRLLHEATVSTGYSGTLSPELYEQVQRFTDQECVFIQQEVPDYAALQELHEVISAVMEQYNNSNILLKKSYLELLLTLEPG; this is encoded by the coding sequence ATGACCAACTTATATCCTGAAAGTCCGGGGGTGAAAGATCCTTTGTTCTTCCAGCCTTCGGCGCTGTTTAGGCTGCAGATTGTCAAGGTTACCGGCTTTATATTGCTCTTTTTTCTGTTGTATGTGATCATATTATTGACAGCTGTAGCCCTGGCCGCTGGCTTTGTTGCAGCCGGCGTAGCTTTACCGGGTTATTATCCGAGTATCTACACCTTCATTGTAGGGCCGGCCCTCCTATTGCTGGGAGGCATGGTACTGTTTTTTCTGATTAAGTTTCTGTTTTATCAGCGGCCACCGGTCAACCCCTATCGTACGTTGATTGATGCAGACCATCATCCCCGTTTATTCGATTTTATTTCCAGACTGGTAAAGGAGACGCGGATTCGTTTTCCGAAGAGGATTTTTGTTGTACCGGAAGTACAGGCATCGGTATTTTACAATACCAGTTTTTTCAGTCTTTTATGGCCCTCCGCCATGAACCTGGAGATTGGACTAGGGCTGGTGAACAGTCTTAATATCAGTGAGTTTAAAATGGTGCTGGCACATGAGTTTGCGCATTTTTCCCGGCGCAGCATGAAGCTGGGCAGTTATGTGTATACCCTGAACAAGGTGTTATACAACATGCTTTATGAAAATGACAGCTGGAATGAGCTGGTAATACGCTGGAGCAGTCATGGCAGTCTTCCCGGCTTTTTTGCTCACCTGACCAGAATGATTGTGAACAGTATGCAGTTTTTGCTGAAGAAAGTATACCATCTGATCAACCGGCAATATCTGGTATTAAGCCGGGAAATGGAGTTCCGGGCCGATGCTGTGGCTGTTTCCCTGGCAGGCACAGCTGCAGCGGTCAGTGGCACCAGAAGGCTGGAGATGGGCAGCTATTGTATGGATTACTGTATGCATCGTTTATCCGATCCGGAGGCTGCAGGACAGCGTTTCCGCAACCTGTTCAGCACCCATAGGGTTGTAATGGATTATTTTGCGGAGCAGAACCATCTTTCCATTGATGCAGCAGGCCTGCCAGTAATAACAGACAATTATTTCCAGACTTTTCTGAAAAGCCGGGTACAGCTACGGGAGCAATGGACAACCCATCCTACGCGGGAAGACAGGGAACAACGGTATCTGGCTGCAGCCGTATCCTGCAAAGAGGCCACCGGGAGCGCCTGGCAGCTGTTCAACAACCCTGAATCCCTGCAGGAACAAAACACAAAACTAATATACGACCTATCAGCGCCGGATATACAGGAGGACTTCTGGATAGAACCGGCAGCATTCATAGAAGACCTTACCCGGAAACACCGTTTATACGAATACCCCACAGTCTTCAACGATTATTATGACAACCGGTCTTTTCCACCGGTCCAGCATAACGGTCCATTACCGGAAACTGCTGCCACCCTGAACTTTGCCCAGCTGTATCATCCGGACATTATCCTGCGGATGCGCCGGTATTACCGGGATAAACAGGATGTGGAGACCTTGCAGGCCATTGCATCGGGGCAGTTTCAGACCCGTGTCTTTGAATTTGATGGTCAGCAATACAAGGCGGCCGAAGCCCGGGTGCTGTTGCGTAAACTGGCCATACATGTGGCAGAGGAACAAAGCTGGCTGCTGTCGCACGACCAGCTGGCTTACCGTTATCATTATCAGCGCGCCCTGGAGAAGGGTCCTGACATAGCCCGGCAGCAGGAAGAACAATACCAGGACATCCTGTTGTACCAGGAATTCGCGCAGCGACTGAATGATCAGGTGATAAGCATTATCCATGGCATCAGCCAGATATTTAATATTGGCCATGATACCTTGCCCTTACTGGGTCCGTGGCTGGAGGAGCTGAATGCAGAGTGCTGGCGTTTCAGGCGTTTGTTGCACGAAGCTACTGTATCTACCGGCTATTCGGGCACACTCAGTCCTGAGTTGTATGAGCAGGTGCAGCGGTTTACCGATCAGGAATGTGTTTTTATACAACAGGAAGTACCCGATTATGCAGCCCTTCAGGAGTTGCATGAGGTGATCTCCGCTGTTATGGAACAATATAACAACAGCAATATCCTGTTGAAGAAGTCCTACCTGGAGTTGCTGCTGACTTTGGAGCCGGGTTGA